From the genome of Scytonema hofmannii PCC 7110, one region includes:
- a CDS encoding type II toxin-antitoxin system RelE family toxin, translated as MNEYQVIFSRSAQKEIDNLPTEVIGRISPKIEALAVEPRPNGCKKLSGQLSTWRIKVGDYRVIYKVNDDNRILEVVMVGPSKSSIQVG; from the coding sequence GTGAATGAGTATCAAGTAATTTTTTCTCGTTCTGCTCAAAAGGAGATTGACAACTTACCAACGGAAGTAATTGGTCGAATTTCTCCTAAAATTGAGGCTTTAGCAGTTGAACCACGTCCAAATGGTTGTAAAAAGTTGAGTGGACAATTGAGTACTTGGCGAATTAAGGTTGGAGATTATCGAGTAATCTATAAAGTTAATGATGACAACCGTATACTTGAAGTCGTTATGGTTGGCCCATCGAAGTCAAGCATACAAGTAGGTTAA